A genome region from Bacillota bacterium includes the following:
- a CDS encoding Nif3-like dinuclear metal center hexameric protein, protein MDFPRVKDVLMALDAITGGRVVTQLDQLARASNRFVVIKSSGIPGKAVMETPGLVFGDPEQPVRKLAVTMTLTESQIELAGAMDIDAVVAHHPVADAANSGGVPLKFYLSLYGIAVFEVHEAFHGLHPGIPFLHGHRPLRVDIAYGGVPGNIMYVGEPLDGIRTAGDILHRLEDFMGFARERDALDSDRDLRECPDAMETVVATGPQLLNGSPSSPVRQILHIFPHTGFSDNHLSQALTEHPEVNTIVASISRVRSSSPLVEKARELGLTFLVGNSHAVEILENGMPLAYALRALLPAVEVWLFRERVLALPLERAGHAAVRQYAQDMAGRFLLPKQVAARPSGR, encoded by the coding sequence ATGGATTTCCCGCGGGTGAAAGACGTGCTGATGGCCTTGGACGCCATCACGGGGGGGCGGGTGGTCACCCAGCTCGACCAGCTCGCCCGCGCCAGCAACCGGTTTGTGGTCATCAAGTCCTCGGGAATCCCCGGCAAGGCGGTGATGGAGACGCCCGGGCTGGTATTCGGCGATCCGGAACAGCCGGTGCGGAAGCTGGCGGTCACCATGACCCTCACCGAGTCGCAAATCGAGCTGGCGGGCGCCATGGACATCGACGCCGTGGTGGCCCATCACCCGGTGGCGGATGCAGCCAACTCGGGAGGGGTGCCCCTAAAGTTCTACCTGTCGCTGTATGGGATAGCGGTGTTCGAGGTGCATGAGGCGTTCCACGGGCTCCATCCAGGCATCCCCTTCCTGCACGGCCACCGCCCCCTGCGGGTGGATATCGCGTACGGGGGCGTCCCCGGCAACATCATGTACGTGGGCGAACCCCTGGATGGCATCCGCACTGCGGGCGACATCCTGCACCGCCTGGAGGATTTCATGGGGTTCGCCCGCGAGCGAGACGCCCTGGACAGTGACCGCGACCTGCGCGAGTGTCCCGATGCCATGGAAACGGTGGTGGCCACCGGACCGCAACTCCTCAACGGCAGCCCCTCTTCGCCGGTGCGGCAGATACTGCACATCTTCCCCCACACCGGCTTCAGTGACAACCACCTGAGTCAGGCCCTCACCGAACATCCCGAAGTGAACACCATCGTGGCCAGCATCAGCAGGGTGCGGTCTTCCAGCCCCCTGGTGGAGAAGGCCAGGGAGTTGGGACTGACCTTCCTGGTGGGCAACTCCCATGCGGTGGAGATCCTGGAAAACGGCATGCCGCTGGCCTATGCCCTCCGTGCTCTCCTTCCCGCCGTGGAGGTCTGGCTGTTCCGGGAACGGGTGCTGGCCCTGCCTCTCGAGCGGGCAGGACATGCCGCCGTCAGGCAATACGCGCAAGACATGGCCGGACGCTTCCTCCTGCCCAAGCAGGTGGCCGCCCGGCCTTCGGGGAGGTGA
- a CDS encoding Na-translocating system protein MpsC family protein: MPELALGELKQEIARIYNQVNQEAFEIGVRRLRVDIVGTKIVVLADHKRIRGLDYLDRVNRAASRMADVALLDAFKERMRQELERQLPWLKVVSILKDYDPEAEIAGTIIVVGEPLTGD, encoded by the coding sequence GTGCCGGAGCTGGCGCTGGGGGAACTCAAGCAGGAAATAGCCCGCATCTACAACCAGGTGAATCAGGAGGCGTTCGAGATCGGGGTCAGGCGGCTGCGGGTGGACATCGTCGGCACCAAGATCGTGGTACTGGCGGATCACAAGCGCATCCGAGGCCTTGACTACCTGGATCGGGTGAACCGCGCGGCCTCCCGCATGGCCGATGTGGCCTTGCTGGACGCCTTCAAGGAACGGATGCGGCAGGAGCTTGAGCGTCAGCTTCCCTGGCTCAAAGTCGTAAGCATCCTGAAGGATTACGACCCGGAGGCCGAGATCGCAGGAACCATCATCGTGGTGGGCGAGCCCCTCACGGGCGACTGA